Proteins encoded together in one Acipenser ruthenus chromosome 40, fAciRut3.2 maternal haplotype, whole genome shotgun sequence window:
- the LOC131708043 gene encoding ubiquitin-associated and SH3 domain-containing protein B-like isoform X1, whose translation MAAKDELYSKVTPRRIRQNIKPGTVKHGSSLDVLLSMGFPKSRAQKALVSTGGRSVQAACDWLFSHIDDPFLDDPLPREYVLYLRPSGPLAHKLSEFWQQSRMSCGKNKAHNIFPHITLCQFFMCADSKVEALCEALLTTVTQWRTRFPIPLPLELYTSSNFIGLFVEEQCAEVLKTFAADFATEAASKADVRVEPHKKQLHVTLAYQFQANHLAALEKLAKGIDINLGCDWVAVLFSRDIRFANHETLRVMYPYAPQNDDELELVPGDFIFMCVMEQTSTSEGWIYGTSLTTGCTGLLPENYIMRADECDTWVFHGSHSFQNAASPRGCDGALDGRLQEEHGPGESPTLSVICQPMQVLQVNSTPRSVKRGLFVCRHGERMDVVFGKHWLSQCFDVKGRYVRSNLNMPASLPQRSGGFRDYDKDAPITVFGSTQARLVGEALLESNTVIEYVYCSPSLRCVQTAHNILRGLQQENSLKIRVEPGLFEWTKWVSGNTLPAWISVADLAAANFSVDTTYRPHIPVSKLTVSEAYETYIGRSYQVTKEILFDCKSKGNNILIVAHASSLEACTRQLQGLPPQNSKDFVQVVRKIPYLGFCASEELGDTGVWQLVDPPILPLTHGPNHTFNWRETLVQD comes from the exons ATGGCTGCAAAGGACGAGCTATACTCCAAAGTGACCCCCAGAAGAATACGACAGAACATCAAACCGGGAACTGTAAAACATGGATCATCTTTAGACGTACTGTTATCAATGGGGTTTCCAAAATCCAGGGC GCAGAAAGCTCTTGTGTCTACCGGAGGAAGGAGTGTGCAGGCAGCTTGTGATTG GCTCTTCTCTCACATCGATGACCCCTTCCTGGACGACCCCCTCCCCAGGGAGTATGTTTTGTATCTGCGGCCCAGCGGCCCGCTCGCGCACAAGCTCTCCGAGTTCTGGCAGCAGTCGCGCATGTCCTGCGGCAAGAACAAGGCGCACAACATCTTTCCTCATATCACTCTCTGCCAGTTCTTCATG TGTGCTGACAGCAAAGTGGAGGCTCTGTGTGAGGCCCTGCTCACCACAGTAACCCAGTGGAGGACTCGCTTCCCCATCCCCCTGCCTCTGGAGCTCTACACATCCTCCAACTTCATCGGCCTCTTCGTGGAGGAGCAGTGCGCAGAGGTGCTGAAGACATTCGCAGCCGACTTCGCCACGGAAGCAGCCAGCAAAGCAG ACGTGCGCGTGGAGCCCCACAAGAAGCAGCTGCACGTCACCCTGGCTTATCAGTTCCAAGCTAACCACCTGGCTGCCCTGGAGAAGCTGGCCAAAGGCATTGACATCAATCTGGGCTGCGACTGGGTGGCAGTGCTCTTCTCCAGGGACATTCGCTTCGCCAATCACGAG ACCCTGCGGGTGATGTACCCCTACGCCCCTCAGAATGATGATGAGCTGGAGCTGGTCCCGGGAGACTTCATCTTCATGTGTGTGATGGAGCAGACCAGCACGAGCGAGGGCTGGATCTATGGCACGTCCCTGACCACAGGCTGCACCGGGCTGCTCCCTGAGAACTACATCATGAGGGCCGATGAGTGTGACACCTGGGTCTTCCACGG GTCCCACTCCTTCCAGAACGCAGCCTCCCCGAGGGGGTGCGATGGAGCCCTTGATGGCAGGCTGCAGGAGGAGCATGGTCCAGGAGAGTCCCCCACCCTCAGTGTCATCTGCCAGCCCATGCAG GTGCTGCAAGTAAATTCCACTCCCCGCTCGGTGAAGCGCGGCCTGTTCGTCTGTCGCCATGGCGAGCGCATGGACGTGGTGTTTGGGAAGCACTGGCTCTCGCAGTGCTTTGATGTCAAAG GTCGATATGTTCGCTCAAACTTGAACATGCCTGCCAGTCTGCCTCAGAGGAGTGGTGGGTTCCGGGATTACGATAAAGACGCCCCAATCACAGTGTTCGGCTCCACGCAGGCCCGACTTGTGG GAGAGGCGCTGTTGGAGAGCAACACTGTAATTGAATATGTGTACTGTTCCCCGTCATTGCGCTGCGTCCAAACTGCACATAACATTCTGAGAG GTTTGCAGCAGGAGAACAGTCTGAAAATCCGGGTGGAGCCGGGCTTGTTTGAGTGGACCAAGTGGGTCTCTGGGAACACTCTGCCAGCCTGGATCTCTGTGGCAGATCTCGCTGCTGCCAACTTCAGTGTGGATACAACATACAG ACCTCATATACCAGTAAGCAAGCTAACGGTTTCCGAAGCCTACGAAACATACATCGGTAGAAGTTATCAAGTTACCAAGGAAATTCTGTTTGACTGCAAAAGCAAAG GTAACAACATCCTGATTGTTGCACACGCTTCATCGCTGGAGGCCTGTACTAGGCAGCTTCAGGGACTGCCCCCTCAGAACTCCAAGGACTTTGTGCAGGTCGTTCGGAAG ATTCCGTACCTGGGTTTCTGTGCTAGCgaggagctgggagacactggAGTCTGGCAGCTAGTGGACCCCCCTATCCTGCCTCTCACCCACGGACCAAACCACACGTTCAACTGGAGGGAGACTCTGGTGCAGGActga
- the LOC131708043 gene encoding ubiquitin-associated and SH3 domain-containing protein B-like isoform X2, with the protein MSCGKNKAHNIFPHITLCQFFMCADSKVEALCEALLTTVTQWRTRFPIPLPLELYTSSNFIGLFVEEQCAEVLKTFAADFATEAASKADVRVEPHKKQLHVTLAYQFQANHLAALEKLAKGIDINLGCDWVAVLFSRDIRFANHETLRVMYPYAPQNDDELELVPGDFIFMCVMEQTSTSEGWIYGTSLTTGCTGLLPENYIMRADECDTWVFHGSHSFQNAASPRGCDGALDGRLQEEHGPGESPTLSVICQPMQVLQVNSTPRSVKRGLFVCRHGERMDVVFGKHWLSQCFDVKGRYVRSNLNMPASLPQRSGGFRDYDKDAPITVFGSTQARLVGEALLESNTVIEYVYCSPSLRCVQTAHNILRGLQQENSLKIRVEPGLFEWTKWVSGNTLPAWISVADLAAANFSVDTTYRPHIPVSKLTVSEAYETYIGRSYQVTKEILFDCKSKGNNILIVAHASSLEACTRQLQGLPPQNSKDFVQVVRKIPYLGFCASEELGDTGVWQLVDPPILPLTHGPNHTFNWRETLVQD; encoded by the exons ATGTCCTGCGGCAAGAACAAGGCGCACAACATCTTTCCTCATATCACTCTCTGCCAGTTCTTCATG TGTGCTGACAGCAAAGTGGAGGCTCTGTGTGAGGCCCTGCTCACCACAGTAACCCAGTGGAGGACTCGCTTCCCCATCCCCCTGCCTCTGGAGCTCTACACATCCTCCAACTTCATCGGCCTCTTCGTGGAGGAGCAGTGCGCAGAGGTGCTGAAGACATTCGCAGCCGACTTCGCCACGGAAGCAGCCAGCAAAGCAG ACGTGCGCGTGGAGCCCCACAAGAAGCAGCTGCACGTCACCCTGGCTTATCAGTTCCAAGCTAACCACCTGGCTGCCCTGGAGAAGCTGGCCAAAGGCATTGACATCAATCTGGGCTGCGACTGGGTGGCAGTGCTCTTCTCCAGGGACATTCGCTTCGCCAATCACGAG ACCCTGCGGGTGATGTACCCCTACGCCCCTCAGAATGATGATGAGCTGGAGCTGGTCCCGGGAGACTTCATCTTCATGTGTGTGATGGAGCAGACCAGCACGAGCGAGGGCTGGATCTATGGCACGTCCCTGACCACAGGCTGCACCGGGCTGCTCCCTGAGAACTACATCATGAGGGCCGATGAGTGTGACACCTGGGTCTTCCACGG GTCCCACTCCTTCCAGAACGCAGCCTCCCCGAGGGGGTGCGATGGAGCCCTTGATGGCAGGCTGCAGGAGGAGCATGGTCCAGGAGAGTCCCCCACCCTCAGTGTCATCTGCCAGCCCATGCAG GTGCTGCAAGTAAATTCCACTCCCCGCTCGGTGAAGCGCGGCCTGTTCGTCTGTCGCCATGGCGAGCGCATGGACGTGGTGTTTGGGAAGCACTGGCTCTCGCAGTGCTTTGATGTCAAAG GTCGATATGTTCGCTCAAACTTGAACATGCCTGCCAGTCTGCCTCAGAGGAGTGGTGGGTTCCGGGATTACGATAAAGACGCCCCAATCACAGTGTTCGGCTCCACGCAGGCCCGACTTGTGG GAGAGGCGCTGTTGGAGAGCAACACTGTAATTGAATATGTGTACTGTTCCCCGTCATTGCGCTGCGTCCAAACTGCACATAACATTCTGAGAG GTTTGCAGCAGGAGAACAGTCTGAAAATCCGGGTGGAGCCGGGCTTGTTTGAGTGGACCAAGTGGGTCTCTGGGAACACTCTGCCAGCCTGGATCTCTGTGGCAGATCTCGCTGCTGCCAACTTCAGTGTGGATACAACATACAG ACCTCATATACCAGTAAGCAAGCTAACGGTTTCCGAAGCCTACGAAACATACATCGGTAGAAGTTATCAAGTTACCAAGGAAATTCTGTTTGACTGCAAAAGCAAAG GTAACAACATCCTGATTGTTGCACACGCTTCATCGCTGGAGGCCTGTACTAGGCAGCTTCAGGGACTGCCCCCTCAGAACTCCAAGGACTTTGTGCAGGTCGTTCGGAAG ATTCCGTACCTGGGTTTCTGTGCTAGCgaggagctgggagacactggAGTCTGGCAGCTAGTGGACCCCCCTATCCTGCCTCTCACCCACGGACCAAACCACACGTTCAACTGGAGGGAGACTCTGGTGCAGGActga